TTTTAAGTTTTTAATATTTCAGTTTGTGTCAACTTTCAAGTTAGCACTTCTTGCTTCTAGTAAAAGTTTATTTGTTAAAAATTGAGCTTCATCAGATAAAGGTATTATGAATAAATCTAATTCATCTTCATCTGCAACTTTTATTTCTTGATCATTAAGAATTAACATTATTCTTTCAATCCCAATTGCAAAACCACTAGCAGGTAAACTTGGTCCACCTAATTCTTCAACTAAATTATTGTATGATCCACCAGCAATGATTGCTTGATCAGTTTTAACATTTTTAAATTCAAATACTAAACCTGTGTAATAATCTAATCCTCTGACTAAGTTAAAGTTTATTTGTGTTTCAATTCCAAGTTCTTTTAATTGAATAAATGTTTTGTTTAATCTGTCGTTATTTTCTTGACTCGCAAATTCAAACATTTTTGGAGCATCAGTAAATTTATTTCCGTCTATTTTACAATCTAATACACGTAAAACATTTTTATTAATTCTTGTTTGACAATCTGAACATAAATCAGTAAATGAACTTAAGTATTTTTTAAGTTCTGCTTCATATGTTTTTCTTTCATCCCCACTTATTAAATAATTTATTTCTACAACTATATCATTATTAATTTTTAACTCGTTTAAAAATGATTGACCTAGTGAAATTAATTCAACATCATGGCTTATTGAATCAATACCAAATGTTTCCACACCTAATTGATTAAATTGTCTATATCTTCCAGCTTGAGGTCTTTCATATCTAAAAATAGGTCCTATGTAAAATGTTTTATAAGGTAAATTTTCTTGAATATATAATTTATTTTCAATAATTGCTCTAACAGTTGGTGCTGTTCCTTCTGGTCTTAAAACATATTCGCGACCTTTGCGATCAGTGAATTCGTACATTTCTTTACTTACAATATCGCTTGAGTCTCCTACACCTCTAACAAATAATTCTTTTGATTCAAACATTGGAGTAATAATTTCACCATAATTAAAAACATTTAGAACTTTTCTAAATTTTTCTTCTACTGCATTTCATTCTTTTGAATTATTTAAAAATAAATCTTGTGTTCCCCTAGGTTTTTGAATCATAAAATCTCCTTTTGCTTTAAATATTATAACATTTTCATTTCTGAACAAAGAATATGCATTTGCAAAATAAAAAAAATGATAGAAATCTATCATTTAATTATTATTTTGTTCATCTTCATCAAATAATGAAGGATCAATTTCATAATGTTTGCCTTGCATTGCTGCCATTGTTGCATTTGCTTGTTCAGTTCTTGCTTTCATAATTTTTTGAACGTCTTTTTTTGGATTAATGATAACTAACATTATAGCTCCCATTAAAGTTAAAATTGATGAAACAAAAGCACATATTGAAAGACTTGTAATAACTTTTAATTCTGAAGTATAATTTGATGTTAAATTTGCAATAAAGTTATCATAGTAGTTAAAATCTTTAATTGGTATTGGATTTTCTTCTCCAGCTAGTTTGATTGATAATGAGCCATAAGAATTTCATTTTTTCATAACTAAATCATTTGATATTGAACCAGCAGTTTCAAATAAAAGGAAAAATACAAATACTGCAACAATTAATAATGTGAATCCACTTACTCTAAATTTCAATCTTGATGCATCTTGTTTTTTTCAAAATGTATAGCCTATATAACCAAATCATAACAAGTAGAAAATTGCGAATATAATAGAACCAATATTTGTCGTTGACTTAGCAAAAATATCAACATTTGTTGAAAAATTTGAAACTTTTGCTTTTGCACTTGTTGTTACTATTCAATATTCAAATCCAGCTTCCCATTTTGCTTCAGGGAAAAGAACATGAATTAAAGAATTATCATTTTTATAATCCAAATCTACTCTTACAGTTCCTACATAAATAATTAGAGCTACATAGAATATAATTGTTAATAGCATAAGCAATGTAAAACATTTTTTAAGTATTGGCATATACTTAGGTTTTGTTTTAAATGGATAAAATTTTGGATTCATGAAAATATTTTGAGGCATATTCCCACCCATATTTCCACCAAAGAAATTTTGTTGTTGATTAAAATTTTGTTGATTAAAATTTTCAGCACCTGCTGTTGTTTTTTTATCTTCAGGATTAGTTTTTTCTTTTTCAGCTTTTTCCTTAGCTTCTTTTTCAGCTTTCTCTTTTGCTTCATCAGCCAATTTTTCATCCATTTTTTTAACAAAATCAGCTGATAATTTACCATTTAATTCGATATCTTCAATTGTAAATAACTCTTCCTCATTTGTTAATGTTTTTCTCGTTGTTTTATAGTTTTCACTAATAAATCCAACAACACGTGAATATTCAGCATATATTTCTTCGCTATTCATTTCATCTTCTGGTACTTCAAATCTGTTTGAAACTTTTGTAATTTTTACATAAGCTTTAGCAAATTCAGCAGCGATCTTTTTACGATTATATCTACATTTAAATTTATCACTTTCTAAAAGTAGTAATAAATCAATTAATTTTATAACTTCTTTTCTAAAAGCTTCATCTTTTCTTAAATAGTACTTTAATTTATTGTTCTTGATAACATTAAACATTAAATGTGAAATACTAATATAAATCTTTTTATTATCCATTTTTATCCTCCATGTTTTTTATAAATTGATATTCAACTATATTATCTTTATCCATAGTGTTATTTAAAACGCCTTGTTGAATAGAATATAATAATTTAATTTTATCATTTAATTTTTTAATGTTAAGTTTATTTGATAGTGCAACTTTAACTCTATAGGGGTGAGCCTTAGTTATTTGAACTATTTCATCATTTCTCATGCCTTGCTGTCTCATAACATTCACATCTCTAAAGAAAACTACAGTTGAACTTAATAGGGCTATCAATTTTGATATATCATCATTCAATAATAAATAATCTTTATATAATTTTAAGAATATTTGTGTTTGATTATTTACAAAAGCGTTTGATAATTCAAAAATATCATTTTCAATATACTTAGTTAGGTTATTTTTAATATCTTCTAATGTTATTACATCAGATTCAATATGAGATAGTTTGGTTAATTCGTTAGTTAATGTTTGCATATCCTTTGGGATTGATTGAAATATAAATGCAGCATCATGATCTGTAATTGACTTTTCACTTCTTGTAAAGAATGCTTTAATATAGTTTAAAACTTCATTTTCTTGCATTGGTTTAACATTTGTTACTTCCAAATTTTCTTCTATGTATTTAACTAATTTTAGCCTTTTTGATATTCTTTCATTATTCAAAGTAAAAATAACAATATTATCTGTTTTACTTTCAAGAATTTTGTATAGAGCTTCTTCTGAATAATTTCTGTGCAAACTTATTTTCTCTTCAGTTGCAAATCATGCATCACTTATTATTAATATTTTTGGCTCGCCAAATAATGAAAACGTATTTAAGGTAGTATAAATCTCAGATATATCATTGTAAATTAAAGAATAATTTTCAACTTCATAATCTTTTTCAGCTAGTAATCCTTTAACTAGTTTATTTACTGTTTTTGTTAATAAAAAATGATCCTCTGAATAAATAAAATACATGCTTACCTCCACAAATGTTATTCTTATTTTATATCAATGATTAGATAAAAATGTTTAAAGAATAAAAATGTTTAATTTTATCTAGTTATTTGTTATAATCTAAATTGTACTAAAAATTATATAAAGGAGTTGAAATTATGCCAAATATTAAATCACAAAAAAAACGTGTTTTAACTAACGAAAAATCAAGAGCTTCAAACAAAGCGATTAAATCAGAAATTAGAACAGCGATTAAAAAAGCTTTAGCTGCTAAAAAAGATGAAGCTACTGATGCAACAGATTTAATTAACCACGCAGTTAGTTTAGTTGACAAAGGTGTTAAAAAAGGTATCTTAAAACCTAATAAAGCTGCAAGAGAAAAATCACGTTTAATGCAAGCGTAATTCTCAACTAAAAAGAATAATGTAAGGCAACAAATGTTGCCTTATTTTTTTACGACTTTTAAATTTTTGAACATTACAAAAAAATTATTATTTCCATTTGTTATGTAATAGTTAATTTTCAATCTTTTCAAAGTGTTTATTGTTTCTTGATGTGGAAATTTTTTATTTCCCCCTTCATTTTCTCCGCTGATTAAAGCTATATCTGGGTTTATTAAATTAATAAACTCAACGCTCGAGCTTGTTTTACTTCCATGATGTCCTATTTGCAAAATATTAACTTTTTTTAAATTTAAAATGTATAAGAAATCTATTCTGTTCATTAAATGATTTTCTGTTTCTTTTTCAGCATCTCCCATAAAAACAGATCTTACATCACCTACATCTACTATTAAAACTAAGCTTTTATTATTTTCTGAATTAGCATTGGGATTAATAAAAACATTAATTATTACATTCTTTATTTTGATGCTATTAGTGAAGTCATTGTTTAAAATAATTTGTTTTATCTTAAAGTTTTCTTTTAAACTAAATAAATTATTGTAATGATCTTCATGCGTATGTGAAATGAAAACAATGTCAATTTTATTTATTCCTTCGTACTTTAAGAAATCACTAACTAAATTTGAACTTCTTTGTTTCCCTACCCCAGCATCAAATATAATAGTTATGTTATTTCATTTATTGTGATAAACAAAACTATTACCATTACCTACATTTAACATTGATAAATATTCACTTGGTTTTAATAATCAAAGTAAGCCTCATGTCAGTAAAAACAATATTGCTCAAAATATTTTTATTTTGATTGTAACTAAATTAGTTGCTAAAGTAACTGACATTATAAATCCTAATATTAAAAATAGTATATTAAAACTACCTACATTTCTAATCAAACTGAAACTGTTAAATATTGAAATAATTAATAGTAATACATCATATAAATTGTTTAATAAGTTTTTATCAATAAAATAAAAGATTGGTGTTATTAAGTAATAAACACTTAATATAGGTGAAAGTAGAATAGCATAAAAACTTGATGTTATATTTAACTGATATGTGAAATAGGCGTTTAATACATTTAATAGAATATAAAAATATATAAAACCTCAAATTTTATTAACTCTTTTGTTCATTAAAGAACTAAAAAGAATAATTAAGTTAATATATCAGAAACCTGAACTTGATATAAAGTTTGGAAATAATAAAATTAATCAAATCATTACTATTAAGTTTTTAAGTTCTTTTTTATCTTTTAGCTTTTCAAAACTATTTAATATTTGTTTAAACAAAATTCTAGTCATAATCATTGGTCAACATGTAAGATAGTTTCATGTAAACAAAATGATTATTAAAAATATTGATACTTTTTTACCTGTCATTTTTTCAATATATTTAAAAAACAATAATATGTTGATTAAGTTAAAATTTATTAAAAACTTTAAGCCTAAATTATTAAGATTAGAAATCAGTAAGTCAGATGAATCTTGTTTATTAAGAAAAAGAATATTTATCAATGCATGGGCATTATCAAGTTTAAAAAGTTTATAAAATACAACTCTTATATTAAAATTATTTAATTGTTCTACGTTTGATACTTTTAATTGATACCTAACATAATCCTTCATTAAATAATCTTTAAAGTCAAATTGATAATAATTAGCTGTCGAATTTATTTCAGAAACGTTACCTGTAATTTTTATCTTCATTCCAACAACATAGTTATTTTGTGTTGCTTGAACATAGAATTTGGAGTTTTTAATTTTCACAATAATATAATTAGTTTTACATTTTATTACTCGTCCTTGTTCTTCTATTACTTGATCTTGCTGAAAAGTATTTGAATTTCAGTACAAGTAAATTAAAAGTAAAATTAAAGCACTAATTATTCAAAAAGCTATAAATGCTTTTCTATACTTTTCTTGTGTATAAAAAAAATAAATTAATAATACTATTGTTAATAATAAGTAAATTACTTCTTTTGAATATATAAAATTATAAATAGTCACAAGTGAAATCAAGAAAGCAAAATATGATATTGATTTAAAATGTAATCAACTTAGTAATCCCTTTTTCATATAAAAATTTGTCATTTTTAGATTCACAGAAAGATTTCACCTCACTTTCAATAATAGAAGAAGGTTTTGACTGATTCAAAATTAGAAACAATTCAGTATTTTCAACATGGCTTAAATTGAAAACTAAAAGATCATTTAATTTTAAATTAGTGTAGTTTATTTTTTCCACATAATTTTCTTTTATATCAAGAATTATATAATCTGTGTCGAGTTGAATTTTAATGGGTTCAAATCAATTTAAATTACTATTAATATCTTGAAATTCCTTTCAATAGTTTTTATATTTATTTTTAGGTAATTTTTTAGGGTATTTAAAGTCATCAATTGTTGTTTTAAATTCATATCTCATTTCAAATATAAACATTTCTTTTTTACTTAAGTTATCAAAACTAAAAATACTTGTTATAAAAACAAGAATTAAAATTACGATTGTAGCTAATATGTACTTAGTCTTTTTCATACTAGTTATTAATGAAAAAAATAAAAAAATCTACCTAAGTAGATTAATTATTGAATTATTTATTTACTTTATTTAGAATTTCTTCAATTCTATTAGCATTTTCTAAACTTGTATCATATTCGAAAAATAAATCTGGAACAGTTCTTGTATTTAGTTTATGTGCTAATTTCATACGAATTGTTTTTTTGTTGTCTTCTAATTCACTTGCTATTAATTCTTTTGTTATTTCTTTGTTTAATGGTAAGAATGATCAATAAATTTTAGCTATTTCACTATCATTTGTTAATCTTACTTCAGCGATTGAAAGAGCTCTTAAAATGTCATTTTTCATTTCTCTTTCAATAATGATTGTAAGTTCTCTTAAGATTGTAGCTTCTTTTCTACCTTTAATTTTGTGATTTGCCATAAATCCACCTCGAGTTCTATACTATTATTATAATATTTTTTTAAGTATTTCCAAAATTTCTTTTCCTGCAATTTTAATAAAATCATTAAATTGGACATTATTTGCATCTTTTTTTCCAATAATATCACTTACAATTTTAATTACACTAAATTCCTTTTCAAATAAATAAGCAGTTTGAGCATAGGCAAAACATTCCATATCTAAAATGCTAATTTCATCATCAATTTTTTTCACTAAAGAATTTACTTGATCAATCGAGTGAATAAATATATCAGATGATGCAATATTCTTAATTTTTGCAGAATCAATTTTATTCATTATTTTTTCTTTATTTGTTTCATAGTATTTTGGCATTCTTGGAACTTGTCCATATGCATAACCAAAAACTGTTGCATCAGCAACACTATTATAAACTTTATCAACAAGTATAATATCACCTTGTTTTAAACTGTTATCACAACCACCACTAGTTCCAATATTAATTATTGAATCA
This is a stretch of genomic DNA from Mesoplasma coleopterae. It encodes these proteins:
- the hisS gene encoding histidine--tRNA ligase; translation: MIQKPRGTQDLFLNNSKEWNAVEEKFRKVLNVFNYGEIITPMFESKELFVRGVGDSSDIVSKEMYEFTDRKGREYVLRPEGTAPTVRAIIENKLYIQENLPYKTFYIGPIFRYERPQAGRYRQFNQLGVETFGIDSISHDVELISLGQSFLNELKINNDIVVEINYLISGDERKTYEAELKKYLSSFTDLCSDCQTRINKNVLRVLDCKIDGNKFTDAPKMFEFASQENNDRLNKTFIQLKELGIETQINFNLVRGLDYYTGLVFEFKNVKTDQAIIAGGSYNNLVEELGGPSLPASGFAIGIERIMLILNDQEIKVADEDELDLFIIPLSDEAQFLTNKLLLEARSANLKVDTNWNIKNLKAGFKSAERMNAKNIVIVGENSINSDNYAIKDQISGETTEVKFNDIVKYLKGEK
- the holA gene encoding DNA polymerase III subunit delta; the protein is MYFIYSEDHFLLTKTVNKLVKGLLAEKDYEVENYSLIYNDISEIYTTLNTFSLFGEPKILIISDAWFATEEKISLHRNYSEEALYKILESKTDNIVIFTLNNERISKRLKLVKYIEENLEVTNVKPMQENEVLNYIKAFFTRSEKSITDHDAAFIFQSIPKDMQTLTNELTKLSHIESDVITLEDIKNNLTKYIENDIFELSNAFVNNQTQIFLKLYKDYLLLNDDISKLIALLSSTVVFFRDVNVMRQQGMRNDEIVQITKAHPYRVKVALSNKLNIKKLNDKIKLLYSIQQGVLNNTMDKDNIVEYQFIKNMEDKNG
- the rpsT gene encoding 30S ribosomal protein S20, with the protein product MPNIKSQKKRVLTNEKSRASNKAIKSEIRTAIKKALAAKKDEATDATDLINHAVSLVDKGVKKGILKPNKAAREKSRLMQA
- a CDS encoding MBL fold metallo-hydrolase, with the protein product MKKGLLSWLHFKSISYFAFLISLVTIYNFIYSKEVIYLLLTIVLLIYFFYTQEKYRKAFIAFWIISALILLLIYLYWNSNTFQQDQVIEEQGRVIKCKTNYIIVKIKNSKFYVQATQNNYVVGMKIKITGNVSEINSTANYYQFDFKDYLMKDYVRYQLKVSNVEQLNNFNIRVVFYKLFKLDNAHALINILFLNKQDSSDLLISNLNNLGLKFLINFNLINILLFFKYIEKMTGKKVSIFLIIILFTWNYLTCWPMIMTRILFKQILNSFEKLKDKKELKNLIVMIWLILLFPNFISSSGFWYINLIILFSSLMNKRVNKIWGFIYFYILLNVLNAYFTYQLNITSSFYAILLSPILSVYYLITPIFYFIDKNLLNNLYDVLLLIISIFNSFSLIRNVGSFNILFLILGFIMSVTLATNLVTIKIKIFWAILFLLTWGLLWLLKPSEYLSMLNVGNGNSFVYHNKWNNITIIFDAGVGKQRSSNLVSDFLKYEGINKIDIVFISHTHEDHYNNLFSLKENFKIKQIILNNDFTNSIKIKNVIINVFINPNANSENNKSLVLIVDVGDVRSVFMGDAEKETENHLMNRIDFLYILNLKKVNILQIGHHGSKTSSSVEFINLINPDIALISGENEGGNKKFPHQETINTLKRLKINYYITNGNNNFFVMFKNLKVVKK
- the rbfA gene encoding 30S ribosome-binding factor RbfA; translated protein: MANHKIKGRKEATILRELTIIIEREMKNDILRALSIAEVRLTNDSEIAKIYWSFLPLNKEITKELIASELEDNKKTIRMKLAHKLNTRTVPDLFFEYDTSLENANRIEEILNKVNK
- the mtnN gene encoding 5'-methylthioadenosine/S-adenosylhomocysteine nucleosidase, whose translation is MKLIIGAMHEELQDSIAFYNLKKIEEEKFLIYKNEEIMFCITGVGLINSAAQLAYILTKYEIDSIINIGTSGGCDNSLKQGDIILVDKVYNSVADATVFGYAYGQVPRMPKYYETNKEKIMNKIDSAKIKNIASSDIFIHSIDQVNSLVKKIDDEISILDMECFAYAQTAYLFEKEFSVIKIVSDIIGKKDANNVQFNDFIKIAGKEILEILKKIL